One Spirochaeta africana DSM 8902 genomic window carries:
- a CDS encoding AMP-binding protein — translation MKFGLDAYTVDRFAARVFETYADRPSLAAYGQEPISYAEFSRRVTEQQERLLKVGIGHGERVAIFGTSTPEWAIAYLAVMTIGAVAIPIMEEFPPEDIRGILHRTQATGIFTTEHLWATVSPGLELQLKLVYEMQQHKVLAGTPGTPVDRQEIREDDVAEILFTSGTTGFSKGVVLSHKNLVSNLFEGPDLVGCIHDRSRTLSLLPLAHAYGSTSGFLSIIYGGSALYFLGKKPTPKLLMQALGEIQPTVLGGVPLIFEKIYARRIAPLIARKPLLRWLAAKPRRKQLLYKLIGAKVRKSFGGKIECAIIGGAPLSTEVELFLRAARIPTVLGYGMTEASPLITFSSREGVKIGSVGHPITDVEVKIHKPDPESGVGEVWVRGPNIMQGYFEDPEETAKVLTEDGWLITGDLGYLDDDGYLFLRGRSKNVIIGPSGENIYPEVIEGILNTYVEVDESLVVMRDGRIEARVYPDPETLSRLQRGGEEAEKAFAGKLDEIKKAVNSRLPGYSHVHRMVLQREEFIKTVTNKIKRAEYYGD, via the coding sequence ATGAAGTTTGGACTTGATGCGTATACCGTGGATCGCTTTGCCGCACGGGTGTTTGAAACCTATGCTGATCGGCCGTCTTTGGCTGCGTATGGCCAGGAACCGATCAGTTATGCCGAATTCAGTCGCCGCGTGACCGAGCAACAGGAGCGGCTGCTAAAGGTAGGTATTGGTCATGGCGAGCGAGTGGCAATTTTCGGCACCTCGACACCGGAATGGGCAATAGCCTATCTGGCGGTTATGACTATTGGCGCCGTTGCTATTCCGATTATGGAAGAATTTCCACCGGAGGATATCCGGGGGATTCTGCATCGCACCCAGGCAACCGGGATTTTTACCACTGAGCACCTGTGGGCCACCGTCAGTCCTGGACTGGAGCTGCAGTTGAAGCTGGTGTACGAGATGCAGCAGCACAAGGTTCTGGCAGGAACACCTGGTACACCGGTTGATCGTCAGGAAATCCGCGAGGATGATGTTGCCGAGATCCTGTTTACCTCTGGTACCACCGGGTTCAGTAAAGGGGTAGTTTTAAGCCACAAAAACCTGGTGTCGAACCTGTTCGAGGGTCCGGATCTGGTAGGTTGTATTCATGATCGGTCCCGAACCCTGTCGCTGCTGCCGCTGGCGCATGCCTATGGATCAACCTCGGGATTTCTCTCGATTATATACGGGGGTTCGGCCCTGTACTTTCTGGGGAAGAAGCCTACTCCCAAGCTCCTGATGCAGGCCCTGGGCGAGATTCAGCCTACTGTACTGGGCGGGGTGCCGCTTATTTTCGAGAAGATCTACGCGCGGCGAATTGCTCCGCTGATTGCCCGCAAGCCGCTGTTGCGGTGGCTGGCCGCAAAACCCCGGCGCAAACAGCTGCTATACAAGCTGATTGGTGCCAAGGTGCGCAAAAGCTTCGGCGGCAAGATTGAGTGCGCCATCATAGGCGGCGCGCCGTTGTCGACCGAGGTAGAACTGTTTCTGCGGGCGGCCCGCATTCCAACCGTGCTTGGCTATGGGATGACCGAGGCTTCGCCCCTGATTACCTTCAGCTCGCGCGAGGGTGTCAAGATCGGTTCTGTCGGTCACCCGATTACCGATGTCGAGGTCAAGATCCATAAGCCGGATCCCGAGTCCGGTGTAGGCGAGGTATGGGTTCGCGGGCCGAACATCATGCAGGGGTATTTCGAGGATCCCGAAGAGACGGCCAAGGTGCTGACCGAGGATGGCTGGCTCATCACCGGCGACCTGGGGTATCTGGATGATGATGGCTATCTGTTTCTGCGCGGTCGCAGCAAGAACGTGATTATTGGTCCATCCGGCGAAAACATCTATCCTGAAGTCATCGAGGGCATTCTGAATACCTATGTCGAGGTGGATGAATCCCTGGTGGTGATGCGCGACGGACGTATCGAGGCGCGGGTGTATCCTGATCCGGAAACCCTGTCCCGGCTGCAGCGCGGCGGGGAGGAAGCAGAGAAGGCGTTTGCCGGGAAACTTGACGAGATCAAAAAGGCGGTTAACTCACGACTGCCGGGATACTCGCATGTTCATCGCATGGTTCTTCAGCGGGAAGAGTTTATTAAAACCGTGACCAACAAGATAAAGCGAGCGGAGTATTATGGGGATTAA
- a CDS encoding cation:proton antiporter gives MGINLFFALILAGGWLAARLVSRIGMPGILGMLLFGIAFGAAAGDFIPGLAWEVEPFLKGMALIIILLRAGLGIKRRTLNRVGRTALLLAVVPCTLEALVLMPLLQLVFGMDWIVAGLTAWMLAAVSPAVVVPAMLELKAQGLGKRNDIPTMVLAGASVDDVLAITFFSVFLGLAGGASSAGSSAMTAANSALLQLAAVPLSVLGGILIGAAVGLTLAWWFRRHHERIRATEKAVLLLVAALLLVELGEVIAVAALLGVMTVGFVLLEKAEPVAHELAAKLAKLWVPAELILFVYIGIQLNPGAALQTGIAGIGVVAAGLAARSAGVILVTSMDRRLVWRERWFCAAAYLPKATVQAALGAVPLAAGIAGGETILSLAVIAILVTAPLGLVLIRWLGPELAKI, from the coding sequence ATGGGGATTAATCTCTTTTTTGCCTTGATACTGGCTGGAGGCTGGTTGGCCGCACGGCTTGTTTCCCGGATCGGGATGCCGGGGATACTGGGGATGCTGCTGTTCGGCATTGCCTTCGGGGCGGCTGCCGGGGACTTTATCCCCGGACTGGCCTGGGAGGTGGAGCCGTTTCTGAAAGGAATGGCACTGATCATTATCCTGCTGCGAGCCGGGCTGGGAATCAAGCGCCGCACCTTGAACCGGGTGGGGCGTACTGCGCTGCTGCTCGCCGTAGTTCCCTGCACCCTCGAGGCTCTGGTGCTGATGCCCCTGCTGCAACTGGTTTTTGGGATGGACTGGATTGTTGCTGGACTGACTGCCTGGATGCTGGCAGCCGTCAGTCCGGCGGTGGTCGTTCCGGCTATGCTGGAGCTGAAGGCCCAGGGGCTGGGAAAGCGGAACGACATTCCGACTATGGTACTGGCCGGCGCATCGGTAGATGATGTGCTGGCGATCACCTTCTTTTCGGTCTTTCTTGGTTTGGCTGGCGGGGCCAGCAGTGCCGGGAGCAGCGCAATGACGGCTGCCAACAGCGCCTTGCTGCAGCTTGCAGCAGTACCCTTGTCAGTCCTCGGCGGAATTCTGATCGGTGCGGCAGTTGGTCTGACACTGGCCTGGTGGTTTCGGCGTCATCATGAGCGGATTCGGGCTACCGAAAAGGCGGTTCTGTTGCTGGTGGCAGCCCTGCTGCTGGTGGAGCTTGGCGAGGTGATTGCCGTTGCCGCGTTGCTGGGTGTGATGACGGTCGGGTTCGTATTGCTGGAGAAGGCCGAGCCGGTGGCGCATGAGCTTGCTGCAAAGCTGGCCAAGCTGTGGGTGCCAGCCGAGCTGATACTGTTTGTGTATATCGGGATTCAGCTTAATCCCGGGGCCGCCTTGCAGACGGGTATAGCCGGGATCGGGGTAGTCGCTGCCGGGCTGGCGGCGCGCAGCGCCGGGGTAATCCTGGTGACCAGCATGGATCGGCGACTGGTGTGGCGTGAACGCTGGTTCTGTGCTGCGGCGTATCTGCCCAAGGCCACGGTGCAGGCGGCATTGGGCGCGGTGCCGCTGGCTGCCGGCATTGCAGGAGGGGAAACGATCCTTTCTTTGGCGGTTATTGCGATCCTGGTGACAGCGCCGCTGGGGTTGGTTTTGATTCGTTGGCTTGGCCCTGAGTTGGCTAAGATTTGA
- the putP gene encoding sodium/proline symporter PutP: MINTAELITFGVYFVFLMIVGVYFYRKTDNIEDYLLGGRGMGKWVTALSAQASDMSGWLLMGLPGAVLVAGISQSWIAIGLFIGTMLNWILIAKRLRVYTAQTDSLTLPSFFESRFRDPSGLLRILGAIITLFFFTIYASSGLVGAGLLFESMFAIPYTTAVLAGGLVIVLYTFLGGFLAVCYSDLFQGALMLVAVTIVPILAYFSVGGSEAISAAMVANEISGSIIPAGPLPIIAIISTAAWGLGYFGQPHILARFMSIGKLKDVSKSTTIAGVWVVLSLGFAIVIGIVGIGMFPELAADDSERVFILMIREIFNPWIGGILLAAILSAIMSTIDSQLLVSSSSLTEDFYLKILNKEASKKELFFVGRLSVVAISLIAMVLAMNPRSNILGLVSYAWGGFGAAFGPLIIMSLFSRKTTWQSALAGMLTGTIVLVLWEQLGWGAHMYEIVPGFLANILVMIGVNHFLPQQDEAILSEFDMHIAATRQ, encoded by the coding sequence ATGATCAATACGGCCGAGCTGATTACCTTCGGGGTGTACTTTGTATTCCTGATGATAGTCGGCGTGTATTTTTATCGGAAGACGGATAATATCGAGGATTACCTGCTTGGCGGACGGGGAATGGGGAAATGGGTCACCGCATTATCGGCTCAGGCCAGCGACATGAGTGGCTGGCTGCTGATGGGGCTGCCGGGAGCAGTGCTGGTAGCAGGCATCAGCCAGAGCTGGATCGCGATCGGGCTGTTTATCGGCACCATGCTGAACTGGATCTTGATTGCCAAGCGCCTGCGCGTATATACCGCGCAGACCGACTCGCTCACCCTGCCCAGCTTCTTTGAATCCCGATTCCGGGATCCCAGCGGGCTGCTGCGCATCCTAGGAGCGATCATCACCCTGTTCTTTTTCACGATCTATGCATCATCCGGCCTGGTTGGCGCCGGACTGCTGTTCGAATCGATGTTCGCCATCCCCTACACCACCGCTGTCCTGGCCGGCGGCCTGGTTATCGTGCTGTACACATTTTTGGGGGGATTCCTGGCAGTCTGTTATTCCGACCTGTTTCAGGGAGCACTGATGCTGGTTGCAGTAACCATCGTACCGATACTGGCCTATTTCTCTGTCGGCGGCAGTGAAGCAATCAGCGCTGCAATGGTAGCCAACGAAATATCAGGATCGATAATTCCAGCCGGCCCGCTGCCGATCATCGCCATAATCTCGACCGCGGCATGGGGACTGGGGTATTTTGGTCAGCCACATATCCTGGCGCGCTTTATGAGCATCGGCAAGCTCAAGGACGTCAGCAAGTCCACCACCATTGCCGGTGTCTGGGTTGTGCTTTCACTCGGATTCGCCATCGTCATCGGAATCGTCGGCATCGGGATGTTTCCGGAACTGGCAGCAGATGACAGTGAACGGGTATTCATCCTGATGATCCGGGAGATTTTCAACCCCTGGATAGGCGGCATCCTGCTGGCAGCAATCCTGTCGGCAATCATGTCTACCATCGACTCGCAGCTGCTGGTCTCATCCTCGAGCCTTACCGAAGACTTCTATCTCAAAATCCTGAATAAAGAAGCCTCCAAAAAGGAGCTGTTCTTTGTTGGGCGCCTGAGTGTTGTCGCAATTTCACTGATCGCCATGGTGCTGGCCATGAATCCCCGCAGCAACATCCTCGGCCTGGTATCCTATGCCTGGGGCGGATTCGGCGCCGCATTCGGGCCGCTGATTATCATGTCGCTGTTCTCGCGCAAAACCACCTGGCAATCAGCTTTGGCAGGCATGCTGACCGGCACGATAGTACTGGTTTTGTGGGAACAGCTCGGCTGGGGTGCCCACATGTACGAGATCGTCCCGGGATTTCTGGCAAACATTCTCGTAATGATCGGGGTAAATCATTTTCTGCCGCAGCAGGATGAAGCAATTTTATCCGAGTTCGACATGCACATTGCCGCAACTCGTCAATAA